The DNA window CGACCATCACGCTGCCGATCAACGACAGCGCGGCGGGTGGGACGTACAACCAGGACTTCACCCGGGTGTACGCCAACACCACCCCCGACGGCACCCCGGTCTACATCTACGTCCCGGAGGGCACCCCGCTGGACGGCTCCGCGCCGGCCGGGGTGGCCAGCCTGGACCCGCAGTTCGACCACAACCCGGCCGACGGGTTCACCCCCTGCGCCACCGCCACGGCGGCCCAGTTCGCCCTCACCCAGGCGCAGATCGACTACGTCGGCGACAAGCTCGCCGGCCAGATCGTCGCCGTGGACGAGGAGCACTTCGGCCTGATGGACGCGGCCGACCCTGACGAGCCGGCCAGCGACTCGCTGGTGATGGTCCTCTACAACATCCAGGACGAGGCGTACTACGACTGCGCTCAGACGTCCTACACGGCAGGCTACTTCGCCCCGGACTTCATCGACAGCAACGGGATGAACGTCATCGTGGTCGACGCCCTCGACTGGGCCAACCGGGTCGGGCCGAACGACGCGCCGTGGCGCGACGCCGACCCGGCCAACGACCGGCCCGAGCTGTACGAGGGCACCGTCGCCCACGAGCTGGAGCACCTGCTGCACAACTACAGCGACCCGGGCGAGCTCTCCTGGGTCGACGAGGGGCTGGCCGACTTCGCCATCTTCCTCAACGGGCTCGACGCCGGCGGCTCGCACCTGACCAACCACCAGGTCTTCTACGAGGAGACCTCGCTGACCCGGTGGGGCGGCACGTTGGCCAACTACGGCGCCTCCTTCACCTACTTCCAGTACCTCTGGGAGCAGGCCGGGGGCAACGGCGACGGCACCTACACCCCGGACAAGCAGTACGACGCCGCCGGCGGTGACCTGCTCATCAAGACCATCTTCGAAGAGCAGGCCGACGGCATGGCCGGCGTGCAGAACGCCATCAACACCTTCAACGCGGCGACGGGCGCCAACCTGCGCAGCGCCGAGGCGCTATTCCGGGACTGGTCGGTGGCGGTCTACCTGGACGACGAGGACTCGCCGGTCTACGACATCAAGGCATTCAACTTCGGCGACCCGGCCGACACGACGTGGACCATCGACATCGCCGACGGTTCCTTCTGGGCGGGCCGGGGCAGCTACCAGGGAGCCACCCCGGAGGCGAAGTGGGCCCGGCTGAAGAACCGGCCAGACACCACCGCCGTGCCGTTCGGCATGTCGGTCGAGCGGTTCCGCAACCCGGGCCCGACCGTCGCGCTCGCCTTCGACGGCGAGGACGAGACGACCATCGCCCCGCACACCGGCACCACCCACTGGTACGCCGGCTACGAGAGCCAGTCCGACAACATCCTCGACGTCGACACCGCCGGCCCGGTTACCTCGCTGGACTTCTGGAGCTGGAACTTCATTGAGGAAGGCTGGGACTACGGCTTCGTCGAGGCCCTGGTCGGCGGCGAGTGGGTCACCGTGCCGCTGCGGAATGATGCGGGGCAGGTCGTCACCACCGACGACAACCCGCACGGCAACAACACCGAGGGCAACGGCCTCACCGGCACCTCCGGCGGCGCGTACTTCGTGGACGACCCGGTCTACGTGCACCTCACCGCCGCCGTGCCGGCGGGCGCCACCGACGTTCGGTTCCGCTACTCCACCGACGCCGCCTACCTGGACACCGGCTGGTTCGTCGACGACGTGCGGGTCAACGGCGCCGACGCCGCCCTCTCCTCGGCGACCGGTGACTGGTTCACCACCACCGGCACACAGGACAACAACTGGACCGTCCAGGTGGTCGCGCACTGTGACCTCACGCCCGGCACCACCACGGCGGGGGAGACCACCGACGGCGCGGGCAACTGGGTCTACCGGTCCACCGGGGACCAGTTCACCGCCAGCAACCTGAAGACCAGATGCGCCAACGGCAACCAGGACGACTTCGCCGTCCTGGTCTCCAACCTGCCGACCGGCGACCTGACCTTCCTCGACGCGGACTACACGTTCCGGGTCAGCAACACCGGAAACAAGTAGCCGCCACGGCGGCCGACGGCGGGCCCGTACCGGATCACCGGTGCGGGCCCGCCCGCCGTAACCGCTCCCGCCACCGGCCGGTCGCGACGGCCCGTGGCGGCGCCCGTGACGGCAAAGGCCCCGGCCACCAGCACGGCCTGCCCGACCTGATCGAGCCCCACCGACTCGACGCACGGGCTCCTGCCCCCATCCACGGTCGCCGGCAGCCGGTCGTCGGCCAACCCCACCGCGGGCCGCATCACGCCCATCTCGCACGCTGGCGGGACGCTGACCGACGCGGCTCGGCTTCTGCCCACCCCGCAAGCCAGCGACACCGGCACCCCGGGCCGGCGGGCCGGCAAGGGATTCCGGCCCCCGCTGTCGCAGGTGCTCCTACCCACCCCGCGGGCCACCGACGGGGAGAAGGGCTGCCCCGGACAACGAGGTTCCCACGGCGACCTCACCCTGCCCGCCGCGGCAGTGCGGGTCCCCGCCCAGACGCTGCCCACGCCACGCGCCTCCGACGGGCGCGGGCCCGGCCAGCACGGCGACGGCGGCGCCGACCTGCGCACCACCATTGCCGGTCTGTCCAACAGGCTGGGGCACCTCGATGAGGGCAGGTGGGGCGTCTACGCCGCCGCCGTGGCCCGGTGGGAGCTGCTGCTCGGCCGGTCCGCGCCGGAGCCGATGCACACCGGCCGGCACGGCGAGCCCGTCCTCGCCCCGCCGTTCGTGGAATGGCTGATGGGTCTTCAGGACGGCCACGTCACCGACCCCACGCTGGGCCTGCCGCGCACCCTCGCGCTGCGAGTCCTCGGCAACGGCGTCGTACCGCAGCAAGCCGCTGCCGCACTGCGGCTGCTCCGGTGCCCCCACCGCTGGCAGCTGCCGTGACCGCCTGGTCTGGGCAGCCTTTCGCCATCAGGCATACCGGCACCGGCAGATCGGCCGGCTCGCCTTGTACCTCGGAGACGGCCTCGAGGTACTCACCGGATGCCGGACGCATCCCTCGACCCAATCGAACCCGGCCACCCACCTGGTCACCGCGCCACGACGGGACCGGCCGGCTCACTGCCGCCAACACCGCAATTCGCACAGAAGGAGAACTGCCCTCATGAACTCCGACGACCCCCCGGCGGCCGCCGCGGCCAACGACGGCCCATCGCAGGTGTGGACGGTGGAGCGGATCCGCGCGCTCGGCGCGGTCACCGACATCACCACGGCCGGCCACATCTTCGGACTGTCCCGCAGCCGTGCCTACGAACTCGCCACCACCGACACCTTCCCCGCTCGGGTACTACGAGTCGGGTCCCGCTACCGAGTCTCCGTCGCCGCCATCCTCACCGCCCTCGTGGAGGGAACCGGCCATGACAGCGCCTCACGAGTCGGTGATTGAATGCGGGCGAATACGCCGATCTGGTACCGCCTCTTCGGCGGATGGACGAGCTAAATATCACCCGAAAGGGTGAGTTAATGGATCATCCGAGGGAGGTCAACTTCTCGCGCTGTTTCTGCCTTGTGCGGCTGGACTGCTCGGGATTGGGGGATTCGACCGAATGGCGAGTGTTCTCCCTGGAGCCGGCTGACCACACCTGAGGCTCCGGTTGCAGGCGTGAAAATGTGAGCATCACCACCTGATCACCCAGGGTGATCAACGCTCCTCTTGCCTAGCCTCGTCGGATGCGTAACGACGGCAACCCCGACGACTCAAACAGCCTTAGCGGCCCGGCTGACCGTTCGGACGATACCCCCTCCATCGTTTGGACAACCAGCACGTCACAGCCCCGACTCTCCAGATCTCTGCTTTCCCGCCTCGGCGGCCTGGGCAACCTCTTCGCCGCCCGAACGGGCCGCGCCCGGGTGACGGTGGCGACCGGAGCCGTGTGCTGCC is part of the Micromonospora cremea genome and encodes:
- a CDS encoding DNA-binding protein — protein: MNSDDPPAAAAANDGPSQVWTVERIRALGAVTDITTAGHIFGLSRSRAYELATTDTFPARVLRVGSRYRVSVAAILTALVEGTGHDSASRVGD